Proteins from a single region of Juglans microcarpa x Juglans regia isolate MS1-56 chromosome 5S, Jm3101_v1.0, whole genome shotgun sequence:
- the LOC121268337 gene encoding uncharacterized protein LOC121268337 — protein sequence MVGSLQIFSMKSPSSNLSFTKIKSLIHTLIYSHMCRIIRALSKAKTTLVEIVKEIQHIQIIFPQDKDKNKKLFFGSFRLHYNWCSSHVVPVPAPVLNGLSNTHFYYDSTWNSVLYTGDQKGEDAGESQLSGYLRWLEENVRDDNSTSDQEDVNDVDKLAEMFIANCHEKFRLEKEESYRRFQDMMARSI from the coding sequence ATGGTTGGCTCTCTTCAGATTTTCTCAATGAAATCGCCATCTTCCAACTTAAGCTTCACGAAGATCAAAAGCCTAATCCACACCCTCATATATTCGCACATGTGCCGCATCATTCGAGCTCTCTCCAAAGCCAAAACCACCCTCGTTGAGATTGTTAAGGAAATTCAGCACATTCAAATCATATTCCCCCAAGACAAGGACAAGAACAAAAAGCTATTCTTTGGGTCATTTAGGCTACACTATAACTGGTGTTCTTCCCATGTGGTTCCTGTACCTGCGCCTGTTCTAAACGGGCTTTCCAATACCCATTTCTACTATGATTCGACGTGGAATTCTGTTCTTTACACGGGTGATCAGAAAGGCGAGGACGCCGGGGAGTCACAGCTTTCCGGCTACCTCCGGTGGCTTGAAGAAAATGTTCGTGATGACAATTCTACCAGTGATCAGGAGGATGTCAATGATGTTGATAAGCTTGCCGAGATGTTCATAGCAAACTGCCACGAGAAGTTCAGGCTGGAGAAGGAGGAATCATACAGGAGATTCCAAGATATGATGGCTAGAAGCATATGA